From a single Anaerolineaceae bacterium oral taxon 439 genomic region:
- a CDS encoding sugar ABC transporter permease, with the protein MITATGKKKSRTDAIKIYLYKNWQFWALIALPVIYLIIFNYIPMGGIILAFKRFSPRKGIFGSDFVGLMYFRQFLGAPSSLRIIRNTLRLGVYSLLVGFPIPILLALAINEVKHQRLKKFVQIVTYAPYFISLVVLVGIMMRIMDLRTGILNHLIVALGGKPVNFFGSKDIFPHLYVWSGVWQISGYASIIYIAALSGVNPELQEAAIIDGASRVQRIWNVDLPAIRPTIVMMLIFNVGQIMNIGFEKAYLMKNSVNQANAEIISTFVYEIGLKNGDFSFSTAVGLFNSVISLLLFVFVNEISKRLTETSVW; encoded by the coding sequence ATGATCACAGCGACAGGAAAAAAGAAATCGCGAACAGACGCAATCAAAATTTACCTGTATAAAAACTGGCAATTCTGGGCATTGATTGCGCTGCCGGTTATTTACCTGATTATTTTCAATTACATCCCGATGGGCGGGATTATCTTAGCGTTCAAGCGATTCAGCCCCCGAAAAGGAATCTTCGGTTCGGATTTTGTCGGATTGATGTACTTCCGGCAGTTCCTCGGCGCCCCGTCCAGCCTCCGGATTATCAGGAACACGCTCCGACTGGGGGTTTATTCCCTTCTCGTCGGGTTCCCGATCCCGATCCTCCTCGCGCTGGCGATCAACGAAGTCAAGCACCAAAGGCTCAAAAAATTCGTCCAGATCGTTACCTACGCGCCTTATTTTATTTCGCTCGTCGTCCTCGTCGGAATCATGATGCGAATCATGGACCTCAGGACCGGTATCCTGAACCACCTGATCGTTGCGCTCGGCGGAAAACCGGTCAACTTCTTCGGATCAAAAGATATCTTTCCGCATCTTTACGTCTGGAGCGGCGTCTGGCAGATATCCGGATATGCGTCAATTATCTATATCGCCGCGCTCTCGGGCGTCAATCCTGAATTACAGGAAGCGGCGATTATCGACGGCGCATCCCGGGTTCAGCGGATCTGGAACGTGGACCTGCCCGCGATCCGCCCCACAATCGTCATGATGCTGATTTTCAACGTCGGCCAGATCATGAATATCGGGTTCGAAAAGGCTTACCTGATGAAAAACTCAGTGAATCAGGCGAACGCGGAAATTATTTCAACGTTCGTCTACGAAATCGGGCTTAAAAACGGCGATTTCAGCTTTTCAACCGCCGTCGGGCTGTTTAACTCGGTAATCAGCCTGCTGCTTTTCGTTTTCGTCAACGAAATTTCGAAACGGCTGACCGAAACGAGCGTCTGGTAG
- a CDS encoding copper homeostasis protein CutC, giving the protein MDTIQIEICCGSAGDVIEAEKGGADRVELNSNLFQGGLTPTIGELAVAKAKTSLPIMTMIRPREAGFYYSGIEYETMRIDAERLLDAGADGLVFGFLTPDGEVDPVRTKEFVELAGRRPAVFHRAFDVVPDWRKSLDQLVDLGVTRILTSGQEPNVFFATDTIREMIEYADGRIEILPGAGITLKNAARIVAETGATQIHLACHKEISEPSVRNNRQIFYGGALYPAEDRVQLIDAATVQNIAAAVARK; this is encoded by the coding sequence ATGGACACGATACAAATCGAAATCTGTTGTGGAAGCGCCGGGGACGTCATCGAGGCCGAGAAAGGCGGCGCCGATCGCGTCGAACTGAACAGCAACCTGTTCCAGGGCGGGTTAACCCCGACGATCGGCGAACTCGCCGTCGCGAAAGCGAAAACCAGCCTGCCGATTATGACAATGATCCGGCCGCGCGAAGCCGGGTTCTATTACTCGGGAATCGAATATGAAACAATGCGGATCGACGCGGAACGGCTTCTCGACGCCGGCGCGGACGGTCTCGTTTTCGGTTTTCTGACCCCCGACGGGGAAGTCGATCCAGTCCGGACGAAAGAATTCGTCGAGCTGGCCGGCCGCCGTCCGGCGGTATTTCATCGCGCCTTCGACGTCGTCCCCGACTGGCGAAAAAGCCTGGACCAGCTCGTCGATCTCGGCGTGACCCGTATCCTGACCAGCGGCCAGGAGCCGAACGTTTTCTTCGCGACCGATACGATCCGCGAGATGATCGAATATGCGGACGGGCGGATCGAAATCCTCCCCGGCGCGGGGATCACGCTGAAAAACGCGGCGCGGATCGTCGCCGAAACCGGCGCGACCCAGATCCATTTAGCCTGCCACAAGGAGATCAGCGAACCTTCCGTCCGGAACAACCGTCAGATTTTTTACGGCGGCGCGCTTTATCCGGCCGAAGACCGGGTCCAGCTGATCGACGCGGCAACCGTTCAGAATATCGCGGCCGCGGTCGCGAGAAAGTAA
- a CDS encoding sugar ABC transporter permease, translating to MFTARKKTMQESAPDKVFLFFIYLLMILILLIILVPLLYVVSASFSDPQAVISGEMKLLPVRPTLRGYEAVFRYHKIILGFRNSFFYMVAGTLINLVMTMLAAYPLSRPEFKARRVLSFFFMFAMIFSGGLVPTFMVVEKLGLINTVWAMLIPNALSIWNLMLCRNYIMNNIPNELYEAGVLEGCTPFRFFTTIVIPLSKPILAVLALYYGIGHWNTYFSALIYLKDPNLQPLQIALREILVINKVDPTLVVNAKALADMQGLTDLLKYAVIVVSSLPLMLIYPFVQKYFVKGIMVGSVKG from the coding sequence ATGTTTACTGCCCGAAAGAAAACGATGCAGGAAAGCGCGCCGGATAAAGTCTTCCTGTTTTTTATCTATCTGCTGATGATCCTCATCCTGCTGATCATCCTGGTGCCGCTCTTGTACGTCGTCAGCGCCTCCTTCTCCGATCCGCAGGCGGTCATATCCGGAGAGATGAAGCTCCTTCCCGTCCGGCCGACGCTTCGCGGCTACGAAGCCGTCTTCAGGTACCATAAAATTATCCTTGGCTTCCGGAACTCGTTCTTTTACATGGTCGCCGGAACGCTGATCAATCTGGTCATGACCATGCTGGCGGCGTATCCCTTATCCCGACCGGAATTCAAAGCGAGGAGGGTCCTTTCGTTTTTCTTCATGTTCGCGATGATCTTCAGCGGCGGGCTCGTCCCGACGTTCATGGTCGTCGAAAAGCTCGGCCTGATTAACACGGTCTGGGCCATGCTGATTCCGAACGCGCTGTCGATCTGGAATCTGATGCTCTGCCGGAACTATATTATGAACAACATCCCGAACGAGCTGTACGAAGCCGGCGTCCTGGAGGGCTGTACCCCGTTCCGGTTCTTTACCACGATCGTCATCCCGCTCAGCAAGCCGATCCTTGCCGTTCTGGCGCTGTACTACGGAATCGGCCACTGGAACACGTATTTCAGCGCGCTGATCTACCTGAAAGACCCGAATCTTCAGCCGCTCCAGATCGCGCTCCGGGAAATCCTCGTGATCAACAAAGTCGACCCGACGCTCGTCGTCAACGCCAAGGCGCTCGCCGATATGCAGGGATTGACCGACCTGCTCAAGTATGCCGTCATTGTCGTGTCGTCGCTGCCGTTGATGCTGATCTATCCGTTTGTTCAGAAATACTTCGTCAAGGGAATCATGGTCGGTTCGGTTAAAGGATAA